A part of Streptomyces sp. NBC_00557 genomic DNA contains:
- a CDS encoding acetate--CoA ligase family protein has product MAEDRKLRVRALFDAVRAEGRTALTAPEGKVIADAYGIAVPGEVLARDVDEAVAAAARFGGPVVMKIVSPDILHKTDAGGVVVGVEGAADVRAAFCRIVGNARAYDAGARIEGVQVQELLPEGQEVIVGAVTDPTFGKVVAFGLGGVLVEVLKDVTFRLAPVTADEALSMLDSIRSAEILRGVRGQAGVDRWAVAEQIRRVSQLVADFPEIAEVDLNPVIATPHGATAADIRVILAEGQPAPRRTYTREEILTSMRRLMQPSSVAVIGASDKPGKIGNSVMRNLVDGGFSGEIHPVNPRADDILGRKAYKSVTDVPGEVDVAVFAIPARFVAAALEEVGRKKIPNAVLIPSGFAETGEHELQAEIVEIAERHGVRLLGPNIYGYYSTWQDLCATFCTPYDVKGGVALSSQSGGIGMAILGFARTTKTGVSAIVGLGNKSDLDEDDLLTWFGQDPHTECIAMHLEDLKDGRAFVAAARATVPKKPVVVLKAGRTAAGAKAAGSHTGALAGDDAVYDDILRQAGVIRAPGLNDMLEYARALPVLPAPKGGNVVIITGAGGSGVLLSDAVTDNGLSLMEIPSDLDEAFRRFIPPFGAAGNPVDITGGEPPSTYEATIRLGLEDPRIHALVLGYWHTIVTPPMVFAELTARVVAEFRERGIEKPVVASLAGDVEVEEACRYLFERGVVAYPYTTEKPVAVLGAKYRWARAAGLL; this is encoded by the coding sequence ATGGCGGAGGACCGGAAGCTGAGGGTGCGTGCACTCTTCGACGCCGTGCGCGCCGAGGGCCGTACCGCGCTCACCGCGCCCGAGGGCAAGGTGATCGCCGACGCGTACGGGATCGCCGTGCCGGGCGAGGTGCTGGCGAGGGACGTGGACGAGGCGGTGGCCGCGGCGGCGCGGTTCGGCGGGCCGGTGGTGATGAAGATCGTCTCGCCGGACATCCTGCACAAGACCGACGCCGGTGGTGTCGTCGTGGGGGTGGAGGGCGCGGCGGACGTCCGGGCGGCGTTCTGCCGGATCGTCGGCAACGCCCGCGCCTACGACGCCGGGGCGCGGATCGAGGGCGTGCAGGTGCAGGAGCTGCTGCCCGAGGGGCAGGAGGTCATCGTCGGCGCGGTCACCGACCCGACGTTCGGGAAGGTGGTGGCGTTCGGGCTCGGCGGGGTGCTGGTCGAGGTGCTGAAGGACGTGACGTTCCGGCTGGCGCCGGTCACGGCCGACGAGGCGCTGTCGATGCTGGACTCCATCCGGTCGGCGGAGATCCTGCGCGGGGTGCGCGGGCAGGCCGGCGTGGACCGGTGGGCGGTGGCCGAGCAGATCCGGCGGGTCTCCCAACTGGTCGCGGACTTCCCCGAGATCGCCGAGGTCGACCTCAATCCGGTGATCGCGACGCCGCACGGGGCGACGGCCGCCGACATCCGGGTGATCCTCGCCGAGGGGCAGCCTGCGCCGAGGAGGACGTACACGCGCGAGGAGATCCTCACCTCCATGCGCCGGCTGATGCAGCCGTCCTCGGTCGCCGTGATCGGCGCCTCCGACAAGCCCGGAAAGATCGGCAACTCGGTGATGCGCAACCTCGTCGACGGCGGCTTCTCCGGGGAGATCCATCCGGTGAACCCCAGGGCCGACGACATCCTGGGCCGCAAGGCGTACAAGAGTGTCACGGACGTTCCCGGTGAGGTGGACGTGGCCGTCTTCGCCATTCCCGCCCGGTTCGTGGCCGCCGCGCTGGAGGAGGTGGGGCGGAAGAAGATCCCCAACGCCGTGCTGATCCCCTCCGGCTTCGCGGAGACCGGCGAGCACGAACTCCAGGCGGAGATCGTGGAGATCGCCGAGCGGCACGGCGTGCGCCTGCTCGGCCCGAACATCTACGGCTACTACTCCACCTGGCAGGACCTGTGCGCCACGTTCTGCACGCCGTACGACGTCAAGGGCGGTGTGGCGCTGTCCTCGCAGTCCGGCGGAATCGGCATGGCCATCCTGGGCTTCGCCCGCACCACGAAGACGGGTGTGTCGGCGATCGTCGGCCTGGGCAACAAGTCGGACCTGGACGAGGACGACCTGCTGACCTGGTTCGGGCAGGACCCGCACACCGAGTGCATCGCCATGCACCTGGAAGACCTCAAGGACGGGCGGGCGTTCGTGGCGGCGGCGCGGGCGACCGTGCCGAAGAAGCCGGTCGTGGTGCTCAAGGCGGGCCGTACGGCGGCGGGCGCGAAGGCGGCCGGCTCGCACACCGGCGCGCTCGCGGGCGACGACGCGGTGTACGACGACATCCTCAGGCAGGCGGGTGTCATCCGGGCGCCGGGCCTGAACGACATGCTGGAGTACGCCCGCGCCCTGCCCGTGCTGCCCGCCCCGAAGGGCGGCAACGTCGTGATCATCACCGGCGCGGGCGGCAGCGGGGTGCTGCTGTCCGACGCGGTGACGGACAACGGGCTGTCGCTGATGGAGATCCCGTCCGATCTGGACGAGGCGTTCCGCCGGTTCATCCCGCCGTTCGGTGCGGCCGGCAATCCGGTCGACATCACCGGGGGCGAGCCGCCGTCGACGTACGAGGCGACGATCCGGCTGGGCCTCGAGGACCCGCGGATCCATGCGCTGGTGCTCGGCTACTGGCACACCATCGTCACCCCGCCGATGGTCTTCGCGGAGCTGACGGCGCGTGTGGTCGCCGAGTTCCGCGAGCGCGGGATCGAGAAGCCGGTCGTGGCGTCCCTGGCGGGCGACGTGGAGGTCGAGGAGGCCTGCCGGTACCTGTTCGAGCGGGGGGTCGTGGCCTACCCGTACACGACCGAGAAGCCGGTGGCCGTGCTGGGGGCGAAGTACCGGTGGGCGCGGGCGGCGGGGCTGCTGTGA
- a CDS encoding thiamine pyrophosphate-binding protein, translating into MPDDTQEVISGGHLVAKALKAEGVDRIYTLCGGHIIDIYDGCVDEGIEVVDVRHEQVAAHAADGYARITGRPGCAVVTAGPGTTDAVTGVANAFRAESPMLLIGGQGALTQHKMGSLQDLPHVDMMTPITKFAATVPDTARAADMVSMAFRECYHGAPGPSFLEIPRDVLDAKVPAAKARIPKAGAYRASTRSAGDPEAVEKLADLLVHAEKPAILLGSQVWTTRGTEAAVELVRTLNVPAYMNGAGRGTLPPGDPHHFQLSRRYAFSNADVIVIVGTPFDFRMGYGKRLSPDATVVQIDLDYRTVGKNRDIGLGIVGDAGLVLKSVTEAASGRVNGGAARRKEWLEELRAAEQTAIDRRLPQLRSDASPIHPYRLVSEINDFLTEDSVYIGDGGDIVTFSGQVVQPKSPGHWMDPGPLGTLGVGVPFVLAAKQARPDKEVVALFGDGAFSLTGWDFETLVRYDLPFVGIVGNNSSMNQIRYGQAAKYGKERERVGNTLGDVAYDRFAQMLGGYGEEVRDPADIGPALRRARESGKPSLINVWVDPDAYAPGTMNQTMYK; encoded by the coding sequence ATGCCCGACGACACCCAGGAAGTGATCTCCGGTGGTCATCTCGTTGCCAAGGCGCTGAAGGCCGAGGGGGTCGACCGCATCTACACCCTGTGCGGCGGCCACATCATCGACATCTACGACGGCTGCGTCGACGAGGGCATAGAAGTCGTCGACGTACGCCACGAGCAGGTCGCCGCGCACGCCGCCGACGGCTACGCCCGGATCACCGGCAGGCCGGGCTGTGCGGTGGTCACGGCCGGCCCCGGCACGACCGACGCCGTCACCGGGGTCGCCAACGCCTTCCGCGCGGAGTCCCCCATGCTGCTGATCGGCGGCCAGGGCGCGCTCACCCAGCACAAGATGGGGTCCCTGCAGGACCTGCCGCACGTCGACATGATGACGCCGATCACCAAGTTCGCGGCGACCGTGCCGGACACCGCACGCGCCGCCGACATGGTGTCGATGGCGTTCCGCGAGTGCTACCACGGCGCGCCCGGCCCCTCCTTCCTGGAGATCCCGCGCGACGTCCTGGACGCGAAGGTGCCGGCCGCGAAGGCACGGATCCCGAAGGCGGGCGCCTACCGGGCCTCCACCCGCTCGGCCGGCGACCCCGAGGCGGTCGAGAAGCTCGCCGACCTGCTGGTGCACGCCGAGAAGCCGGCGATCCTGCTGGGCAGCCAGGTGTGGACGACCCGGGGCACCGAGGCCGCCGTCGAGCTGGTGCGCACCCTGAACGTCCCGGCGTACATGAACGGCGCCGGACGCGGCACCCTCCCGCCCGGCGACCCGCACCACTTCCAGCTCTCCCGCCGGTACGCCTTCTCGAACGCGGACGTCATCGTGATCGTCGGCACGCCCTTCGACTTCCGCATGGGCTACGGCAAGCGCCTCTCCCCCGACGCGACGGTCGTGCAGATCGACCTGGACTACCGGACGGTGGGCAAGAACCGCGACATCGGCCTCGGGATCGTCGGCGACGCCGGCCTCGTCCTGAAGTCCGTCACCGAGGCGGCCTCGGGACGCGTCAACGGCGGGGCCGCCCGGCGCAAGGAGTGGCTGGAGGAGCTGCGGGCCGCCGAGCAGACCGCGATCGACAGGCGGCTGCCGCAGCTGCGGTCGGACGCCTCCCCCATCCACCCGTACCGGCTGGTCAGCGAGATCAACGACTTCCTCACCGAGGACTCGGTCTACATCGGCGACGGCGGCGACATCGTCACCTTCTCCGGGCAGGTCGTCCAGCCCAAGTCGCCCGGCCACTGGATGGACCCGGGCCCGCTCGGCACCCTCGGCGTCGGCGTGCCCTTCGTGCTCGCCGCCAAGCAGGCCCGCCCGGACAAGGAGGTCGTCGCGCTCTTCGGCGACGGCGCGTTCTCGCTGACCGGCTGGGACTTCGAGACGCTGGTCCGCTACGACCTGCCGTTCGTCGGCATCGTCGGCAACAACTCCTCGATGAACCAGATCCGTTACGGCCAGGCCGCCAAGTACGGCAAGGAGCGCGAGCGGGTCGGCAACACCCTCGGCGACGTCGCCTACGACAGGTTCGCGCAGATGCTGGGCGGTTACGGCGAGGAGGTCCGGGACCCCGCCGACATCGGCCCCGCGCTGCGCCGGGCCCGCGAGTCGGGCAAGCCGTCGCTGATCAACGTCTGGGTCGACCCGGACGCGTACGCCCCCGGAACCATGAACCAGACCATGTACAAGTGA
- the frc gene encoding formyl-CoA transferase, producing MTKALDGIRVLDMTHVQSGPSATQLLAWLGADVIKLEAPAGDITRRQLRDLPDVDSLYFTMLNCNKRSITLNTKTARGKEILTELIRRSDVMVENFGPGAVDRMGFTWERIREINPRIVYASIKGFGEGPYTGFKAYEVVAQAMGGSMATTGFEDGPPLATGAQIGDSGTGVHAVAGILAALFQRERTGRGQRVNVAMQHAVLNLCRVKLRDQQRLAHGPLAEYPNEDFGDEVPRSGNASGGGQPGWAVRCAPGGPNDYVYVIVQPVGWQPITELIGRPELADDPEWATPEARLPKLNKMFQLIEEWSSTLPKWEVLERLNAHGIPCGPILSTKEIIEDPSLAANEMVVRVPHPERGEFITVGSPLKLSDSPVEVTGSPLLGEHNEEVYVGELGLGDEELRLLKSNGVI from the coding sequence ATGACCAAGGCTCTTGACGGCATCCGCGTGCTGGACATGACGCACGTCCAGTCCGGGCCCTCCGCCACCCAGCTGCTGGCCTGGCTCGGCGCCGACGTCATCAAGCTGGAGGCGCCGGCCGGGGACATCACGCGCAGGCAGCTGCGCGACCTGCCGGACGTCGACTCCCTCTACTTCACGATGCTGAACTGCAACAAGCGCAGCATCACCCTGAACACCAAGACCGCGCGCGGCAAGGAGATCCTGACCGAGCTGATCCGGCGCAGCGACGTCATGGTGGAGAACTTCGGGCCGGGCGCGGTCGACCGGATGGGGTTCACCTGGGAACGCATCCGGGAGATCAACCCGCGGATCGTGTACGCGTCCATCAAGGGCTTCGGCGAGGGGCCGTACACCGGTTTCAAGGCGTACGAGGTCGTCGCGCAGGCCATGGGCGGGTCGATGGCGACCACCGGTTTCGAGGACGGGCCGCCGCTGGCGACGGGCGCGCAGATCGGTGACTCCGGCACCGGGGTGCACGCGGTGGCCGGGATACTGGCGGCGCTGTTCCAGCGGGAGCGCACCGGGCGCGGCCAGCGTGTCAACGTCGCCATGCAGCACGCGGTGCTCAACCTGTGCCGGGTGAAGCTGCGCGACCAGCAGCGCCTGGCGCACGGGCCGCTCGCGGAGTACCCCAACGAGGACTTCGGCGACGAGGTGCCGCGCTCCGGCAACGCCTCCGGCGGCGGTCAGCCCGGCTGGGCGGTCAGGTGCGCGCCGGGCGGGCCGAACGACTACGTGTACGTCATCGTCCAGCCGGTCGGCTGGCAGCCGATCACCGAGCTGATCGGCCGGCCGGAACTCGCCGACGACCCCGAGTGGGCGACCCCCGAGGCCCGGCTGCCGAAGCTGAACAAGATGTTCCAGCTGATCGAGGAGTGGTCGTCCACCCTGCCCAAGTGGGAGGTGCTGGAGAGGCTGAACGCGCACGGCATCCCGTGCGGGCCGATCCTGTCCACCAAGGAGATCATCGAGGATCCCTCGCTCGCCGCCAACGAGATGGTGGTGCGCGTCCCGCACCCCGAGCGCGGCGAGTTCATCACGGTCGGCAGCCCGCTCAAGCTGTCCGACTCGCCCGTGGAGGTGACCGGTTCACCGCTGCTGGGCGAGCACAACGAAGAGGTCTACGTCGGCGAACTCGGTCTCGGCGACGAGGAGTTGCGCCTGCTGAAGTCGAACGGGGTGATCTGA